A DNA window from Streptomyces sp. B21-083 contains the following coding sequences:
- a CDS encoding RNA polymerase sigma factor: MDRLTPAASSAISPTQQLNAQFTEVYRTFQPAITRLVTREVRGGNHALAEDLTADAFYRAWLDLHKCRATTDRQMYAWLATIARNTVGAHYRTRKNVAETPVDTGTWQYANRDMESGAGYYTPAATGFRTVSINPRPGDSDPDMDEALRRARQSGGAR; this comes from the coding sequence ATGGATCGTCTCACGCCCGCGGCATCGTCCGCGATCAGCCCGACGCAGCAGCTCAACGCACAGTTCACCGAGGTCTACCGCACCTTCCAGCCCGCCATCACCCGCCTCGTCACCCGCGAAGTCCGCGGCGGCAACCACGCCCTCGCCGAAGACCTCACCGCCGACGCCTTCTACCGGGCCTGGCTTGACCTCCACAAATGCCGCGCCACCACCGACCGGCAGATGTACGCATGGCTCGCCACCATCGCCCGCAACACCGTCGGCGCCCACTACCGGACCCGCAAGAACGTGGCCGAGACCCCCGTCGACACCGGCACCTGGCAGTACGCCAACCGCGACATGGAGTCGGGTGCCGGCTACTACACCCCCGCCGCCACCGGGTTCCGCACCGTCAGCATCAACCCCCGCCCCGGCGACAGCGACCCGGACATGGACGAGGCCCTCCGCCGCGCCCGCCAGAGCGGGGGCGCCCGATGA
- a CDS encoding DNA-binding protein, protein MTTAALTIAEILDQPAVVPLWPIVGRALGLAESTTYQLAAENRLPIEVIRLGRRRVARTVDLHRFLGLLPEANGAAPTYQAGAAAENNEAARVPAGPPQSSKSALTSNEEIRTAL, encoded by the coding sequence ATGACGACCGCTGCCCTGACCATCGCCGAGATCCTTGACCAGCCCGCCGTCGTCCCGCTGTGGCCGATCGTCGGACGAGCCCTGGGCCTCGCCGAGAGCACCACCTACCAGCTGGCAGCCGAGAACAGGCTGCCCATCGAGGTCATCCGCCTGGGCCGCCGACGCGTCGCCCGGACTGTCGACCTCCACCGCTTCCTCGGGCTCCTGCCCGAGGCGAACGGCGCCGCTCCGACGTACCAGGCCGGAGCGGCCGCCGAAAACAACGAAGCGGCCCGGGTACCAGCCGGGCCGCCTCAGTCGAGCAAATCCGCACTCACCAGCAATGAAGAGATCAGGACAGCTCTATGA
- a CDS encoding helix-turn-helix domain-containing protein: MELARTGGNSRELAGTARTWQGSRLRVRQETGKVPFVTDTQVLRLAEVRAVVASGEAEQLRTVARLSIGEVARACGVDQSTVWRWERGTRRPRGEAALLYGQLIDRLRKQVATAPPQQASA, from the coding sequence ATGGAACTCGCGAGAACTGGCGGGAACTCACGAGAACTCGCGGGAACTGCAAGGACCTGGCAAGGCTCAAGGTTGCGTGTGAGGCAAGAAACTGGCAAGGTTCCTTTCGTGACAGACACACAGGTTCTCCGTCTGGCAGAAGTGCGCGCCGTTGTAGCCAGCGGCGAAGCCGAGCAGCTGCGGACCGTAGCCCGGCTGTCGATCGGTGAGGTGGCGCGAGCATGCGGCGTTGACCAGTCCACCGTTTGGCGCTGGGAGCGGGGCACGCGACGACCGCGAGGTGAAGCTGCACTGCTCTACGGACAGCTCATCGACAGGCTTCGTAAGCAAGTGGCGACAGCGCCACCCCAGCAGGCGTCGGCATGA
- a CDS encoding DUF6907 domain-containing protein translates to MTSVDNTFAGLAITTAVVKGIQVPIACPTGWCNNDHTDENTQNLDDIDHAGAHIDLMVPNLQGVDDLLFAYARLYQDTYAPDPLMRTPHIRIEFGGGEESYLTPDQADLFAARLAAFAAQLQALAHTARNPGTAGSTEATGC, encoded by the coding sequence ATGACGAGCGTCGACAACACCTTCGCCGGACTGGCCATCACCACGGCCGTCGTCAAGGGCATCCAAGTCCCCATCGCCTGCCCCACCGGATGGTGCAACAACGACCACACTGACGAGAACACCCAGAACCTGGACGACATCGACCACGCGGGCGCGCACATCGACCTGATGGTGCCCAACCTCCAGGGCGTCGACGACCTGCTGTTCGCGTACGCCCGTCTGTACCAGGACACCTACGCCCCGGACCCGCTGATGCGCACCCCGCACATCCGCATCGAGTTCGGCGGCGGCGAGGAAAGCTACCTCACCCCCGACCAGGCCGACCTGTTTGCGGCACGCCTGGCCGCGTTCGCCGCACAGCTCCAGGCCCTCGCCCACACCGCCCGCAACCCGGGCACCGCCGGATCCACGGAGGCGACCGGATGCTGA
- a CDS encoding DEAD/DEAH box helicase, whose translation MSETPETFAPRPYQAEAIKALVEGWQGDNNRLAVVLPTGAGKTVVFSNLILERLTALAARGERALVIAHREELLAQAADKIKAVAPGLRVGIVKAERDEHQDVDVVVASIQTLAVERRRRAITGIGMVVVDECHHAAARTYMTVLEHFGAWRGIPTAGFTATMTRTDGGLAEVWEEVVFTLDILEMIEDGYLCDVRGKRVTVPGLDLDSVKSRHGDLQDGQLGQALDDSGAAEVVAEAYRLHATDRPGVAFTPTVETAQSMADAFTAAGITAAAVWGDMSREDRTATLKRYRAGDVQVLTNCMVLTEGFDAPWTSCAVIARPTKSAGLYCQMVGRALRLSPETGKKDALVLDVMGASTRHQLASIVDLTGRQVVMQDEEQTLREAVREAEEKTKRHLDLSRIQVEEIDLFHGSSVRWLKTASGIWFIPVTDAAYVFLVRNPVDRTYWLRRFDLNNGVVGPKNDVPLPLSAAKAWLEQQARAMGSRWLATRAALWRERPASSKQLNYCRLKGIQVSHGSSAGEVSDLQAIHQFTTILNQLGVKAAA comes from the coding sequence ATGTCTGAAACGCCCGAGACGTTCGCCCCGCGCCCGTACCAGGCGGAGGCCATCAAGGCCCTCGTCGAAGGCTGGCAGGGCGACAACAACCGGCTCGCCGTCGTCCTCCCCACCGGCGCCGGGAAGACCGTCGTCTTCTCCAACCTCATCCTCGAACGGCTCACCGCCCTCGCGGCCCGCGGTGAACGCGCCCTCGTCATCGCCCACCGCGAGGAACTCCTCGCCCAGGCCGCCGACAAGATCAAGGCCGTCGCGCCCGGACTGCGTGTCGGCATCGTCAAGGCCGAACGCGACGAGCACCAGGACGTCGACGTCGTCGTGGCCTCCATCCAGACCCTGGCCGTGGAACGCCGCCGCCGGGCCATCACGGGCATCGGCATGGTCGTCGTCGACGAGTGCCACCACGCCGCCGCCCGCACCTACATGACGGTGTTGGAGCACTTCGGCGCCTGGCGCGGCATCCCCACGGCCGGCTTCACCGCGACGATGACCCGCACCGACGGCGGCCTGGCCGAAGTGTGGGAAGAGGTCGTCTTCACCCTCGACATCCTGGAGATGATCGAGGACGGCTACCTGTGCGACGTACGCGGCAAGCGCGTCACCGTGCCCGGCCTCGACCTGGACTCGGTGAAGTCCCGGCACGGTGACCTCCAGGACGGCCAGCTCGGTCAGGCCCTGGACGACTCCGGGGCCGCCGAGGTCGTCGCCGAGGCGTACCGGTTGCACGCCACCGACCGGCCCGGCGTCGCCTTCACCCCGACGGTGGAGACCGCGCAGTCCATGGCGGACGCCTTCACCGCCGCCGGCATCACGGCTGCCGCGGTCTGGGGCGACATGTCCCGCGAGGATCGTACGGCCACGCTGAAGAGGTACCGGGCCGGTGACGTCCAGGTCCTCACGAATTGCATGGTCCTGACGGAGGGGTTCGACGCCCCGTGGACGTCGTGCGCGGTCATCGCCCGCCCCACGAAGTCGGCCGGCCTGTACTGCCAGATGGTCGGACGGGCGCTCCGTCTGTCCCCGGAGACCGGCAAGAAGGACGCCCTGGTCCTCGACGTGATGGGCGCCTCCACCCGGCATCAGCTCGCCTCCATCGTCGACCTCACCGGGCGTCAGGTGGTGATGCAGGACGAGGAGCAGACCCTGCGGGAGGCCGTGCGGGAGGCGGAGGAGAAGACGAAGCGTCACCTGGATCTGTCCCGGATTCAGGTGGAGGAGATCGACCTGTTCCACGGGTCGTCGGTCCGCTGGCTGAAGACGGCGTCCGGTATCTGGTTCATCCCGGTCACGGATGCCGCGTACGTCTTCCTGGTCCGTAACCCGGTCGACCGGACGTACTGGCTGCGCCGGTTCGACCTCAACAACGGCGTCGTCGGCCCGAAGAACGACGTGCCGCTGCCGTTGTCCGCCGCGAAGGCGTGGCTGGAGCAGCAGGCCCGCGCCATGGGCAGCCGCTGGCTCGCCACCCGCGCAGCCCTCTGGCGGGAGAGGCCGGCGAGCAGCAAGCAGCTCAACTACTGCCGATTGAAGGGCATCCAGGTGTCGCACGGCAGCAGTGCCGGCGAGGTGTCCGACCTTCAGGCGATCCACCAGTTCACGACGATCCTCAACCAGCTCGGCGTCAAGGCCGCGGCCTGA
- a CDS encoding bifunctional DNA primase/polymerase translates to MNNPTGPAEAQPPDLRAAARELDDAGLCAIPIKADGSKAAALRSWSPYKVQRSTPAEHDQWFGGDRPAGIAAVYGAVSGNVEMLEIEDHAVRDGLLDELTEIMDASGLGEPWRAILTGWVTQSPGGEGQGVHLRARIEGADVPGNTKLASRPAREDEYTPEERQRLREKPNAKIVRVQIETRGEGGYGLVEPSGGTVHSSGKPYVRLTGSPANIPTIDADTMAAIRDVCRMLDTLPSEEKAKTAPRPKRELPAGYVRPGDDFENKVDWPDIIGDELDPIFTRGSTTYWRRQGKTRGISATTGHAKDRDRLFVFSTSTVFEAEVPYDKFAAYTLLTQGGTSLADFKKAAAELGNRGFGSGTRRTHVSLVPPSTGPFTDGSSALDPDHAPDEQEAFEGGPDLRVVTSKPELDVTIEADALDGTLGLMADGRLPDLYKRSGGPTWVHQDDNGNPLMQQLGADNLRAYLAEHVDTYQVVADPLTQGTKAVRELMMPKTCGTILGRKDWPLPPLRGIVTSPVIRRDGTLLQAPGYDKATGLYLQPRVPLRRLQPQVTDQSLARAKEIVLDQMLADFPWAQPSDRAHFLGALLTPIMRPYFYGPTPMFLLTATSPSSGKSLLKDILKYAYGIAETAWPENDTELRKSITTQLYTTGQPVVVLDNLPNGYVVKSPVLSSLLTAEHWGDRVLGSTASVTMPNDRLWILTGNGLRTGGDNGRRAMWVRLDPNCPDPDQRDGFRVGDLRPWLRANASTVVAAAVTMVRAWLAAGAETVRVRKGDYSEWASMVAGLLAFLGVPGWLADRSQNAGQDDEEQEWAAFLAAWHRKLGGEPVPAGAVIAAVPEQVPRLKNGELPSSQGLGGWLKSREGRYFSAPELDNYKPVKVWDSHKCQNLWRVEVHQSRSATGGGR, encoded by the coding sequence GTGAACAACCCCACCGGTCCGGCAGAAGCACAGCCCCCCGACCTCCGGGCCGCAGCCCGCGAGTTGGACGACGCCGGCCTGTGCGCCATCCCCATCAAGGCCGACGGCAGCAAGGCCGCAGCTCTCCGCAGCTGGAGCCCCTACAAGGTCCAGCGATCCACCCCCGCCGAACACGACCAGTGGTTCGGCGGAGACCGCCCCGCCGGAATCGCCGCCGTCTACGGCGCCGTCTCCGGCAACGTTGAGATGCTCGAAATCGAGGACCACGCCGTCCGCGACGGACTCCTCGACGAACTCACCGAGATCATGGACGCATCCGGCCTCGGCGAACCCTGGCGCGCGATCCTCACCGGTTGGGTCACACAGAGCCCTGGTGGGGAGGGACAGGGCGTTCACCTCCGCGCCCGTATCGAGGGCGCCGACGTCCCCGGCAACACCAAGCTCGCTTCCCGCCCCGCCCGCGAGGACGAGTACACCCCCGAGGAGCGGCAGCGGCTCCGCGAGAAGCCCAACGCGAAGATCGTGCGGGTTCAGATCGAGACGCGCGGCGAGGGCGGTTACGGGCTGGTCGAGCCGTCCGGCGGAACCGTCCACTCCAGCGGCAAGCCCTACGTCCGTCTCACCGGCAGCCCCGCCAACATCCCCACCATCGACGCGGACACCATGGCCGCGATCCGCGACGTCTGCCGGATGCTCGACACGCTGCCCTCCGAGGAGAAGGCCAAGACCGCACCCCGGCCGAAGCGCGAACTCCCTGCCGGATACGTGCGCCCTGGCGACGACTTCGAGAACAAGGTCGACTGGCCGGACATCATCGGCGACGAGTTGGACCCGATCTTCACCCGAGGCAGTACGACGTACTGGCGGCGCCAAGGCAAGACCCGCGGTATCTCCGCGACCACCGGCCACGCGAAGGACCGCGACCGGCTCTTCGTCTTCAGCACCTCCACCGTGTTCGAGGCAGAGGTGCCCTACGACAAGTTCGCCGCCTACACGCTGCTCACCCAGGGCGGCACCAGCCTGGCCGACTTCAAGAAGGCCGCCGCCGAACTCGGCAACCGGGGGTTCGGATCTGGGACACGACGAACTCACGTCAGCCTCGTACCACCCTCCACCGGCCCGTTCACGGACGGCTCTTCGGCGCTCGACCCCGACCACGCCCCAGACGAACAAGAGGCGTTCGAGGGCGGCCCGGACCTACGCGTCGTCACGTCCAAGCCCGAGCTGGACGTCACCATCGAGGCCGACGCACTCGACGGCACGCTGGGCCTCATGGCGGACGGACGTCTACCTGACCTGTACAAGCGCTCCGGCGGACCGACGTGGGTCCACCAAGACGACAACGGCAACCCGCTCATGCAGCAGCTCGGTGCGGACAACCTGCGCGCGTACCTCGCCGAACACGTCGACACATACCAAGTAGTCGCCGACCCCCTGACTCAAGGCACTAAAGCAGTCCGCGAGTTGATGATGCCCAAGACCTGCGGCACCATCCTGGGCCGCAAGGACTGGCCCCTGCCTCCGCTCCGGGGAATCGTCACCTCGCCGGTGATCCGGCGGGACGGGACGCTCCTGCAAGCGCCTGGTTACGACAAGGCCACCGGCCTCTACCTTCAACCGCGCGTCCCGCTGCGCCGTCTGCAACCGCAGGTGACGGACCAGAGTCTCGCGCGAGCCAAGGAGATCGTCCTAGACCAGATGCTGGCCGACTTCCCGTGGGCACAGCCCTCCGACCGCGCACACTTCCTCGGTGCACTGCTGACCCCGATCATGCGCCCGTACTTCTACGGCCCGACCCCGATGTTCCTCCTGACGGCGACCTCGCCCAGCAGTGGCAAGAGCCTCCTGAAGGACATCCTGAAGTACGCCTACGGCATCGCCGAGACAGCGTGGCCCGAGAACGACACCGAGCTGCGCAAGAGCATCACAACGCAGCTCTACACCACCGGGCAGCCCGTCGTCGTCCTCGACAACCTGCCCAACGGCTACGTCGTGAAGTCGCCCGTCCTGTCATCCCTGCTCACCGCCGAGCACTGGGGCGATCGCGTCCTCGGCTCTACCGCGTCCGTGACCATGCCCAACGACCGCCTGTGGATCCTCACGGGCAACGGCCTGCGTACCGGTGGAGACAACGGACGCCGGGCCATGTGGGTACGCCTGGACCCCAACTGCCCCGACCCCGACCAGCGTGACGGATTCCGCGTAGGAGACCTCCGGCCCTGGCTCCGCGCCAACGCCTCCACGGTCGTCGCTGCTGCCGTCACCATGGTCCGGGCCTGGCTCGCCGCCGGAGCGGAGACCGTGCGTGTCCGCAAGGGCGACTACTCGGAGTGGGCCAGCATGGTGGCCGGCCTACTCGCCTTCCTCGGGGTCCCCGGATGGCTGGCCGACCGCAGCCAGAACGCGGGTCAGGACGACGAAGAGCAGGAGTGGGCCGCCTTCCTCGCAGCCTGGCACCGGAAGCTCGGAGGCGAGCCCGTACCAGCGGGCGCAGTCATCGCCGCCGTCCCAGAGCAGGTGCCCCGACTGAAGAACGGAGAACTCCCTTCTTCCCAGGGCCTGGGTGGCTGGCTCAAGAGCAGGGAGGGCCGCTACTTCAGCGCCCCGGAGCTCGACAACTACAAGCCCGTCAAGGTCTGGGACTCACACAAGTGCCAGAACTTGTGGCGTGTCGAGGTTCACCAGAGCCGCAGCGCCACCGGAGGTGGACGGTGA
- a CDS encoding DUF6907 domain-containing protein translates to MSTEPRIVTLPTVDYGDVTVTCPAWCIGHPNHKADDYRADILHQGPDVTLAFHGHDIGDAALVQSPFSTAEIPELCSSTPGVSISLIGRTLDPVALYDLAATLDRHADQLRDLADQLLVILGGGQ, encoded by the coding sequence GTGAGTACCGAGCCGCGCATCGTCACGCTGCCCACCGTCGACTACGGCGACGTCACCGTCACCTGTCCGGCCTGGTGCATCGGCCACCCCAACCACAAGGCCGACGACTACCGCGCCGACATCCTCCACCAGGGCCCGGACGTCACCCTCGCCTTCCACGGCCACGACATCGGCGACGCCGCCCTCGTCCAGTCCCCGTTCTCCACCGCCGAGATCCCCGAACTGTGCAGCAGCACCCCCGGCGTGTCCATCAGCCTCATCGGCCGCACCCTCGACCCCGTAGCCCTGTACGACCTCGCCGCCACACTCGACCGGCACGCCGACCAGCTGCGCGACCTCGCCGACCAGCTGCTCGTCATCCTCGGCGGTGGCCAGTGA